In Plasmodium gaboni strain SY75 chromosome 8, whole genome shotgun sequence, one DNA window encodes the following:
- a CDS encoding putative ubiquitin-activating enzyme: protein MDKLKSLESFERLNILVVGCGGLGNEVIKNLIFLDVKNISIVDYDIVEVSNLQRQLFFSYEDIGKYKVDVISYKIKETYINENICIRSYKNHIEEFDTSFFEDFDYIIGCLDNIKSRIYLNSIIYNLRNDIIYIDGGIEGFKGNVKIINRNQNYACIQCSIENYTTNTYPMCSIINKPKTPEECILYVLNVSFKKEKHEELNINNIQHIQWIYEEAKKRAQYFHIENVTYKLTEQVITNTIPTTISTLMIISSLIINILYKLVLYKNENFSYSDILYVGDNGIYTYYYHIYKNPQCVICNKKKINLTLNKNNTLNDLLELIKKTYLCEKINISSDTSILYISSKCLSNMYNHNLQLTLSQLIHMGQIKENGYLNIQTDKNNYILFFNLL, encoded by the coding sequence atggACAAGTTAAAATCCTTAGAATCGTTTGAAAGATTAAATATCTTGGTGGTAGGATGTGGAGGATTAGGTAATGAAGTAATAAAgaatttaatttttttagaTGTCAAAAACATATCTATTGTAGATTATGATATAGTTGAAGTTAGTAATTTACAAAGacaattattttttagCTATGAAGATATAGGCAAATATAAAGTGGATGTTATAagttataaaataaaggaGACGTATATAAATGAGAATATTTGTATAAGAAGTTATAAAAATCATATCGAAGAATTTGATACTTCATTTTTTGAAGATTTTGATTATATTATTGGTTGCttagataatataaagagtcgcatatatttaaacagtataatatataatttaaggaatgacattatatatattgatgGAGGAATAGAAGGTTTTAAAGGGAAtgtaaaaattattaatagaAACCAAAATTATGCTTGTATACAATGTAGTATAGAAAATTATACAACTAATACATATCCTATGTGTTCTATAATTAATAAACCTAAAACACCTGAAGaatgtattttatatgtattgaatgtttcttttaaaaaagagaaacatgaagaattaaatataaataatatacaacATATACAATGGATATATGAAGAAGCCAAAAAAAGAGCtcaatattttcatatagAAAATGTAACATACAAATTAACAGAACAAGTTATTACAAATACAATTCCTACTACTATAAGTACATTAATGATAATTTCTtcattaataataaatattttgtataaattagttttatataaaaatgaaaatttcTCATATAGtgatattttatatgtagGAGATAATGgtatatatacatattactatcacatttataaaaatcCACAATGTGTTAtttgtaataaaaaaaaaataaatctcacattaaataaaaataatacattaaATGATTTACTTGAACTTATAAAGAAAACATATCTATgtgaaaaaattaacattTCATCAGATACttctattttatatatatcatcaaAATGTCTTAGCAATATGTATAATCACAACTTACAATTGACACTTTCTCAATTAATACATATGGGAcaaataaaagaaaatggatatttaaatattcaaactgataaaaataattatatactattttttaatttgttatga
- a CDS encoding hypothetical protein (conserved Plasmodium protein, unknown function): MVIKNISGDIIKHYVRNNELNRRCLKTLDIYKNNKSNLNIIHLSNYVKNLLLGLSNDEVLVDENFMKKINERNNKYIVFNNISKECNNNKIKNVYKYNSDMKNIEYIFNNNIMYRNNISIDMKKCYKNEKIRKNFHTLNKIFLKGENVIQDNRKVKEDKNDSNNIKMNKMYDHHHNNNNIYSDLNKNDSNNIKMNKMYDHDHHHHNNIYGDLNKNDSNNKIYEIYEILHKYEKSINFYKYMFIMNSLVVILILCGLFVFTGDIINKYIINKIEKVLEDIKNSKEIENNLKEIINSLIYNVVMQEKNKMITSAFFIDVLKNSRKDMENVFIDILETEQVKNKLRNVFQDISIYLCNNKEVQKKVAFLLAEAIHLPVSISISKKWLNDLFNSEEVTQNMRNIIYKELFKNDEMINHSIGYLQYILLNTLQNKNTHEMTKLFLNSIISNQEFQIQLSEHVWKIFKLALSPKWMNNEDFKIVLKDSRGVEKIIKKEFNVNNKNVNTISCEIDNNININGHYGSSDHLSLINKNFSANDNKNIKNDRCDEINNDTCDEMDNIKCDDIKKVKCDDIKKVKCDDIKKVKCDDIKKVKCDDIKSVKCDDIKSVKCDNINNHNDQSGGYMSLVASEEGKTKMNIKYIEEKLNKDNIKYIDNITKKEKNSIHENIFIPLKYPINHTCNDQSMCNICQHFNQKLKNEIKFILHIFQNYENNQTNNFINNNSISIKSYEYQKNLNFNQNQNKTLQLNIITDTLKSLLNSSHIFFDKTILRIPTYKIQNVQEMHAKFTYPFLLNIFKHMNTNKDNNKSQSMQDNLNHIHNVIYKYSLKEKIHLTLVDMFLFYSYKYYFYYYYVIKLKCILHDLFKAK, encoded by the coding sequence atggttataaaaaacatatcaggagatataataaaacattatGTAAGGaataatgaattaaataGAAGATGTTTGAAAAcattagatatatataaaaataataaatcaaatttaaatattatcCATTTAAGTAATTATGTTAAAAACTTACTCTTAGGGTTATCAAATGATGAGGTGTTAGTAGATGAgaattttatgaaaaaaataaatgaaaggaataataaatatattgtatttaataatatatcaaaagaatgtaataataataaaataaaaaatgtatataaatataattctgatatgaaaaatattgaatatatatttaataataatataatgtatagaaataatatcaGTATTGATATGAAgaaatgttataaaaatgaaaaaataagaaaaaattttcatacgttgaataaaatttttttaaaaggAGAGAATGTAATACAAGATAATAGAAAAGTTAAAGAAGATAAGAAtgatagtaataatataaaaatgaataaaatgtatgatcatcatcataataataataatatttatagtgatttaaataagaatgatagtaataatataaaaatgaataaaatgTATGATCATgatcatcatcatcataataatatttatggtgatttaaataagaatgatagtaataataaaatatatgagATATATGAGatattacataaatatgaaaagagtattaatttttataaatatatgtttattatgAATAGTTTAGttgtaatattaatattatgtggtttatttgtttttactggggatataataaataaatatattataaataaaatagagAAGGTATTAGAAGATATAAAGAATTCAAAAgaaattgaaaataatttaaaagaaattattaatagtttaatatataatgtagTTATGCaagagaaaaataaaatgattaCTTCAGCTTTTTTTATTGATGTCTTAAAAAATTCAAGAAAAGATATGGAAAATGTATTTATAGATATTTTAGAAACAGAAcaagtaaaaaataaattaagaAATGTATTTCAAgatatttctatatatttatgtaataataaagaagtacaaaaaaaagtaGCATTTCTTCTAGCAGAAGCTATACATCTACCAGTATCAATTTctatatcaaaaaaatggttaaatgatttatttaattcaGAAGAAGTTACACAAAATATgagaaatattatatataaagaattatttaaaaatgatgaaatgATAAATCATTCCATTGGAtatttacaatatataCTCTTAAATACTTTAcagaataaaaatacacaTGAAATgacaaaattatttttaaattctaTAATATCAAATCAAGAATTCCAAATACAACTGTCTGAACATGTCTGGAAAATTTTCAAATTAGCTTTATCACCCAAGTGGATGAATAATGAAGACTTCAAAATTGTTTTAAAAGATAGTAGAGGTGtagaaaaaattattaaaaaagaatttaatGTCAATAATAAAAACGTAAACACTATCAGTTGTGAAATTGataacaatattaatataaatggGCATTATGGTAGTTCCGATCATTTATCGCTCATCAATAAAAACTTCTCAGcaaatgataataaaaatattaaaaacGATAGATGTGATGAAATCAATAATGACACATGTGATGAAATGGATAACATTAAATGTgatgatattaaaaaggTCAAATGTgatgatattaaaaaggTCAAATGTgatgatattaaaaaggTCAAATGTgatgatattaaaaaggTCAAATGTGATGATATTAAAAGTGTCAAATGTGATGATATTAAAAGTGTCAAAtgtgataatattaataacCATAATGATCAGAGTGGTGGTTATATGTCTTTGGTTGCTTCTGAAGAAGGAAAAACcaaaatgaatattaaatatatagaggagaaattaaataaagataatattaaatatatagataatataacaaagaaagaaaaaaatagtatacatgaaaatatttttattccATTAAAATATCCTATTAATCATACTTGTAATGATCAGAGTATGTGTAATATTTGTCAACATTTTAATcagaaattaaaaaatgaaataaaatttattcttcatatttttcaaaattatgaaaacaatcaaacaaataatttcatcaataataattctatatctataaaatcatatgaatatcaaaagaatttaaattttaatcagaatcaaaataaaacattacaattaaatattattacagACACTTTAAAATCTTTATTAAATTCTTCACATATCTTTTTTGATAAAACGATTCTACGTATCCCTACATACAAAATTCAAAATGTTCAAGAAATGCATGCTAAATTTACATATCCATTTCTCctcaatatttttaaacaCATGAATACAAACAAAGATAATAACAAATCACAATCTATGCAAGATAATTTAAATCATATACataatgtaatatataaatattcattgaaggaaaaaatacatttaaCTCTAGTTGATATgttcttattttattcttataaatattatttttattattattatgtcATAAAATTAAAGTGCATATTGCACGACCTTTTTAAGGCAAAATAA
- a CDS encoding adenylate kinase 2 — MGSCYSRKNKVSTISSDEENKIKKKKKYIYILNGACGSGKDTQCRLIEKKYDYKIICISELLKEYQEEYNKENVSNEEENYFHEIQKCMKDGSLVNDKIVIHIFLKKLNKYINDDKYNGIIINGFPRNYEQALLIKQNNINITNFINIQVEKDTLWRRINNRIIDPITNISYNENIIQLIKKKREGQKLSDEEEQQLILDNQIYNNISNDILERLIKREDDEEHVFNKRFQLYIESEEKINSLFKNIYKNVDGEKSINDIFDQICLIIDNNPN; from the coding sequence ATGGGATCATGTTATAGcagaaaaaataaagtatCAACTATATCATCAGATGAAGAGAAcaaaatcaaaaaaaaaaaaaaatatatatatattttaaatggAGCATGTGGGTCAGGAAAAGATACACAATGCAGattaatagaaaaaaaatacgattataaaataatttgtatCAGTGAgttattaaaagaataccaagaagaatataataaagaaaatgtatcaaatgaagaagaaaattattttcatgAAATACAAAAGTGTATGAAAGATGGATCTTTAgtaaatgataaaattgttatacatatatttcttaaaaagttgaataaatatataaatgatgataaatataatggtattataataaatggTTTTCCTAGAAATTATGAACAAGCTTTATTAATTAAAcaaaacaatataaatataacaaattttataaatatacaagTAGAAAAAGATACTCTATGGAGaagaataaataatagAATTATCGATCCAATTACAAATATAAgttataatgaaaatattattcaactcattaaaaaaaaaagagaagGACAAAAATTATCAGACGAAGAAGAACAACAACTAATCTTAGACaatcaaatatataataatataagtaatgatattttagaaagattaataaaaagagaagatgatgaagaaCACGTATTCAATAAAAGGTttcaattatatatagaaagtgaagaaaaaattaattcgctatttaaaaatatttataaaaatgttgaTGGAGAAAAATCGATAAATGACATATTTGATCAAATATGCCTCATAATAGATAACAACCccaattaa
- a CDS encoding putative GTPase translates to MIKKPFVHFVLLKCITVILFLFIIFVEAFKENKRNKPKRFPFFIPLNIMKCRKKMYLIRSKIGHGRKILEMKKRNFSLNMEEESFIDKNEENKECSNKNMDINTINNFHMNNNFASNEKKKYIYSDNIPTHYNESKNNMINTFTNYDEIKKEYLLKIMSNKETIYALSSGNVRSAISVIRISGPLSKMILEILLHNGKDNNNNNSNSNNNSNNNSNNINNNNSNNINNVTYNNITCNKDRERQYLKKNNINDIGNLKGITNDVCQSSNELGEKKKQGDYNLCDIIHMRKNMEARKLYIGKLYDKNNDMIDIIMYSYFKEPNSYTGEELIEIYCHGNMLIVKEIMSAINNMNELFYKILIEERQNNIYNNNNSIIYDRNGGDNNNNIINDHIFYEKINECHNNFIKIRESYKGEFTRRAFDNNKMSLLQIEGLKELLFCKQKVQKQIALNYMNGYAKNIYLKLKNLLKELLVYTELKIDFEEEHITSQKEKEEIQNMLLKKIREGINHINYILKKSNVEDISNSSDILLFGNVNSGKSTLMNNICNNDISIVTNIKGSTIDIIQKNIQIFNNSYNLCDSAGVIKSEKIKYANEKKRKKNIHKTLESMGIKKTLSFLKNNCISAFVLLNIKNYKKELINIITILNHHFKVKEKKNITGIQNKTKIMKKKIMKKIMKKIMKKKMKKIMKKKMKIPYFIFCVNKCDLVSTCEFSKIKKKIKKYLLANLSPHILKRCSKKIFFISSKNGYNIDTLLKYLNDKMIKERKIFDQKISEGNNIMFLPFERHKLYLKKAINHLFFIEKNIHNMTFDIISEEIKLAVNSLNSIIGTIKNEQILNKILDSFCIGK, encoded by the coding sequence ATGATAAAGAAACCTTTTGTTCATTTCGTTTTGTTAAAATGCATTACCGTGATActtttcttatttattattttcgTTGAGGCgtttaaagaaaataagaGAAATAAACCGAAACgttttcctttttttattccgttgaatattatgaaatgtagaaaaaaaatgtatcTAATAAGGAGTAAAATAGGGCATGGAAGAAAAATATTGGAGATGAAGAAAAGGAATTTCAGTTTAAATATGGAGGAAGAATCATTTATTGATAAgaatgaagaaaataaagaatgtagtaataaaaatatggatataaatacaattaataattttcatatgAACAATAATTTTGCATCcaatgaaaaaaaaaaatatatatatagtgATAATATACCAACTCATTACAATGAATCGAAGAACAATATGATTAATACTTTTACAAATTatgatgaaataaaaaaagaatatcttttaaaaattatgagTAATAAAGAAACGATATATGCCCTTAGTTCGGGTAACGTGAGAAGTGCTATAAGTGTGATAAGAATATCTGGTCCGTTGAGTAAAATGATATTGGAAATATTGTTACACAATGGAAAAGAtaataacaacaacaatagtaatagtaataataatagtaataataatagtaataatattaataataataatagtaataatattaataatgtcacttataataatattacttGTAATAAAGATCGAGAAAGacaatatttaaaaaaaaataatattaatgatatagGTAACTTAAAAGGAATCACAAATGATGTATGCCAATCATCAAATGAACTaggggaaaaaaaaaaacaaggtgattataatttatgtgatataatacatatgagaaaaaatatggaagcaagaaaattatatataggaaaattatatgataaaaataatgatatgattgatataattatgtataGTTATTTTAAAGAACCTAATTCATATACAGGTGAAGAATTGATAGAAATTTATTGTCATGGAAATATGTTGATCGTAAAAGAAATAATGAGTGctataaataatatgaatgaattattttataaaatattaattgAAGAAAgacaaaataatatatataataataataatagtataatatatgatagAAATGGtggtgataataataataatattataaacgatcatatattttatgaaaaaattaatgaGTGTCATAATAactttataaaaataagagAAAGCTATAAAGGGGAATTTACTAGAAGAGCATTtgataataacaaaatgAGTTTGTTACAAATTGAAGgattaaaagaattattattctgCAAACAAAAAGTACAAAAACAAATTGCATTGAATTATATGAATGGATATgcaaaaaatatttatttaaaattaaaaaacttattaaaagaattattagTATATACTGAATTAAAAATAGATTTTGAAGAAGAACATATAACATcacaaaaagaaaaagaagaaatacaaaatatgcttttaaaaaaaataagagAAGGTATTAAtcatattaattatattttaaaaaaaagtaatgTAGAAGATATATCTAATTCTTCtgatattttattatttggAAATGTAAATTCTGGAAAAAGCACACtaatgaataatatatgtaataatgatatatctATAGTAACAAATATTAAAGGATCAACTATAgatataatacaaaaaaatattcaaatttttaataactCTTATAATTTATGTGACTCAGCCGGAGTTATAAAAAGTgaaaagataaaatatgctaatgaaaaaaaaaggaaaaaaaatatccATAAAACACTTGAATCTATGggtattaaaaaaacactatcctttttaaaaaataattgCATATCTGcatttgtattattaaatattaaaaactACAAGAAGGAActgataaatataataacaattttgaatcatcattttaaagtaaaggaaaaaaaaaacatcACAGGGATACAAAATAAAAcgaaaataatgaaaaaaaaaataatgaaaaaaataatgaaaaaaataatgaaaaaaaaaatgaaaaaaataatgaaaaaaaaaatgaagattccttatttcattttttgtGTAAATAAATGTGATTTGGTAAGTACATGTGAATTctcaaaaataaaaaaaaaaataaaaaaatatttactAGCCAATTTAAGTCCACACATATTAAAACGTTGTAGCAAAAaaatcttttttatatcatccAAAAATGGATATAATATTGACACATTActaaaatatttaaatgataaaatgattaaggaaagaaaaatatttgatCAAAAAATTTCAGAAGGAAACAATATAATGTTCTTACCATTTGAAAGacataaattatatttaaaaaaagcTATAAACcatttattctttatagaaaaaaatatacataatatgACCTTTGATATAATATCTGAAGAAATTAAACTAGCTGTCAATTCTTTAAATAGTATTATAGGTACAATTAAAAATGAgcaaatattaaataaaattttgGATAGTTTTTGTATAGGAAAGTAA